Proteins encoded by one window of Pantanalinema sp.:
- the mltG gene encoding endolytic transglycosylase MltG, with amino-acid sequence MRDRISELIAWARRHQRRLVPLAASGLAAALVVVQFSPPSKPGSPPRQVTIPSGSSLAGAGEALEAKRIVRNRFALSLLGRLTGTSDKIQPGTYALSPGLSPFQVLECLVEGRGRQERLTVPEGFSAGRIARLIDQRSAGDSRRFLALVAKPEAFEAKYPWLKDVGTSLEGYLFPDTYLYEGDRLDERRLIDQMLARFEAVILADYRTEAHPILPLTEALTLASIVELEAARPEERALISGVFHNRLARRMRLGSDPTVEYALGRHQGNRGLSFKDVRIDSPYNTYRYAGLPPGPIANPGRESFRAALHPEKTPYLYFVAKGDRGHAFTRSYADHLAAQRRYRP; translated from the coding sequence ATGCGTGACCGCATATCCGAGCTCATCGCGTGGGCGCGGCGCCACCAGAGGCGCCTTGTGCCGCTGGCTGCTTCCGGCCTGGCAGCTGCGCTCGTCGTCGTCCAGTTCAGCCCCCCAAGCAAGCCGGGCTCACCCCCGCGCCAGGTCACCATTCCGAGCGGCAGCTCGCTGGCTGGCGCCGGCGAGGCCCTCGAAGCAAAGCGCATCGTGCGCAATCGCTTCGCCCTCTCGCTGCTCGGGCGCCTGACGGGCACCAGCGACAAGATCCAGCCGGGAACCTATGCCCTCTCGCCCGGCCTGAGCCCCTTCCAGGTGCTCGAGTGCCTGGTCGAGGGACGCGGGCGCCAGGAGCGCCTCACCGTCCCGGAGGGCTTCTCCGCAGGGCGCATCGCCAGGCTGATCGATCAGCGCTCGGCCGGTGACAGCCGGCGCTTCTTGGCCCTGGTCGCCAAGCCCGAGGCTTTCGAGGCGAAGTACCCCTGGCTGAAAGACGTCGGCACCTCCCTCGAAGGCTACCTCTTTCCCGACACCTACCTCTACGAAGGGGACCGCCTCGACGAGCGCCGCCTGATCGACCAGATGCTGGCACGCTTCGAGGCCGTGATCCTCGCGGACTACCGCACCGAAGCGCACCCGATCCTGCCGCTCACCGAGGCGCTGACCCTGGCCTCGATCGTCGAGCTCGAGGCCGCGCGCCCCGAGGAGCGAGCGCTCATCTCGGGGGTCTTCCACAACCGCCTCGCGCGAAGGATGCGCCTGGGCTCGGATCCCACCGTCGAGTACGCGCTCGGTCGGCACCAGGGGAACCGCGGCCTCAGCTTCAAGGACGTGAGGATCGACAGCCCCTACAACACCTACCGGTACGCCGGCCTGCCGCCCGGGCCCATCGCCAACCCGGGGCGCGAGAGCTTTCGCGCCGCGCTGCATCCCGAGAAGACGCCATACCTCTACTTCGTCGCCAAGGGCGACCGCGGCCATGCCTTCACGCGATCCTACGCGGATCACCTTGCGGCTCAGCGCCGCTACAGGCCATGA
- a CDS encoding YqeG family HAD IIIA-type phosphatase, with protein MSTRTNLLRPDLWVGSVTEISATDLKDRGIRGLILDLDETLVSAFEHTPPPEIHAWVQEMKASFSLYILSNNPSAKRVQVVADRLEIPCACRAAKPRRKGFRAALAEMGIRADQAAIIGDQLFTDILGGNRLGAMTILATPIAPEHKPLRKLMRLVEGMFIREADTIREKLHPDHLKETP; from the coding sequence ATGAGCACCCGTACGAACTTACTTCGACCGGACCTGTGGGTCGGATCCGTCACCGAGATCTCGGCGACGGATCTCAAGGACCGCGGGATCCGAGGCCTGATTCTCGATCTCGACGAGACGCTGGTCTCGGCCTTCGAGCATACCCCCCCGCCCGAGATTCACGCCTGGGTCCAGGAGATGAAGGCCTCCTTCTCCCTGTACATCCTCTCAAACAACCCGAGCGCCAAGCGCGTGCAGGTCGTCGCCGATCGGCTCGAGATCCCATGCGCATGCCGGGCCGCAAAGCCACGCCGCAAGGGCTTCCGGGCGGCCCTGGCCGAAATGGGCATCCGAGCGGATCAGGCCGCCATCATCGGCGACCAGCTCTTCACCGACATCCTCGGCGGCAACCGCCTTGGCGCCATGACCATCCTCGCCACCCCCATCGCCCCCGAGCACAAGCCCTTGCGCAAGCTCATGCGCCTGGTCGAGGGGATGTTCATCCGCGAGGCCGACACCATCCGTGAGAAGTTGCACCCCGACCACCTGAAGGAGACCCCGTGA
- a CDS encoding purine-nucleoside phosphorylase — protein MTETLIAAPKLPAVDLGAPPELGIVLGSGIVVLEDLEDQIDIPYDRIEGLPEITVAGHAGVLTIGTIPGGARVAIARGRFHLYEGHSVDAATSIVRLYEAMGIRKIILTNAAGGLCGDWLPGDLMLIRDQVSLLDGFQAGMSARTVPSFGATPAYDPEWTAKMAAWGKTQAFNLREGVYAGLLGPNYETPAEILWLQRIGTQAVGMSTVLEAAYASSRGIRVLGISCITNIAVTAEAQAATSHGEVVDVAKMASEAMNLALRAACTLA, from the coding sequence GTGACCGAAACGCTGATTGCCGCCCCCAAGTTGCCCGCCGTCGACCTGGGCGCGCCGCCCGAGCTCGGTATCGTCCTGGGGTCCGGCATCGTGGTCCTCGAGGACCTCGAGGACCAGATCGACATCCCCTACGACCGGATCGAGGGCCTCCCCGAGATCACCGTCGCCGGCCACGCGGGCGTGCTCACCATCGGCACCATCCCCGGCGGGGCGCGCGTGGCCATCGCCCGCGGCCGCTTCCACCTCTACGAGGGGCACTCCGTCGATGCCGCGACCAGCATCGTGCGCCTGTACGAGGCCATGGGGATCCGCAAGATCATCCTCACCAACGCCGCGGGCGGCCTCTGCGGCGACTGGCTGCCCGGCGATCTCATGCTGATCAGGGACCAGGTGAGCCTGCTCGACGGCTTCCAGGCCGGAATGAGCGCCCGTACCGTCCCCTCGTTCGGCGCCACCCCGGCCTACGACCCCGAGTGGACGGCCAAGATGGCCGCCTGGGGCAAGACGCAGGCCTTCAACCTGCGCGAGGGGGTCTACGCGGGCCTTCTGGGCCCCAACTACGAGACCCCGGCGGAGATCCTCTGGCTGCAGCGCATCGGCACCCAGGCCGTCGGCATGTCCACCGTGCTCGAGGCCGCCTACGCCAGCTCGCGCGGCATCCGGGTGCTCGGGATCTCCTGCATCACCAACATCGCCGTGACGGCCGAGGCCCAGGCGGCCACCTCGCACGGC